ATTTCCCATCGATGCACAAGGTGACAAGGACTGGATTTTGGACACAAGGATTTTTTAAGTTTTCGTAATCTTGTGTTATCAGTGGTattcaaacaaaatatgtacaaaagGCATGCTGTAGGCTATTGTATCCATTAAATTGAATAGGCCTTTAAGAAgtgtattataattttagTCTGCCAGCTCCCTGAGCACATTTGAGACGCtccattaaaattgttatagTATATATTCGGTaataagttatttatttagtaaCTATGCAGTATGTATACATCATTTTGAATAAATGATGgctaatatataatattcctATATGCATTGTTAAATTATTACATTAtcgaaatgtttatttacaGTTCCTTTTACTAATCAAATTTACAATTTCCTTAAAAAGTTCatacaaaacatttaatatttattttaaacaaataaacgaaaGCCAAGTTGGGAAATAaggaattttaaataaaaaattaaacagaaagagaaatataaaacaatgGCATATCAACAAGAAGCGTTTGACTAATATTTACAGACAACCCCGTAACATTCGACAACTTTTTACTTAAAATCTACCTCCAGATCCACGTCCTCCAGCTCGAGCCAATTATATTGCCGAGAACATAGAGTAGAGCTGTTAGTATGGCTTGTCAAAAGTGCATGAAGCAAAACATTTAGAGAAGTTATGTGTTTGCGGAGCTAGTGGATGTCGAATTCGATGAGGACgaagctgctggagctgccaAATTGGTTGAAAGCTGTGCGGCAGCCGAAGAATAGTAAGCTGCATTAGCTGGAACGTTTGTGCTAATagctgaaaaaaaatacagtttttatatttttctgatAGGATCGTTAGCAGAACATACATTGGCGCAGTGCCTTTTGAAACTTTTCGTATTCCACATAATGTTTAAGACGCAGCTCGTCCTCTTCGATGAGTTGTCTCTgacgcaacagcaacagccgtTGGTGCTGGTTGGTACCCAAGCGCGTATTGCACAATTGGTTCACTAATGAGTCTAAATTGTGCTTTATATCCTGAAGAAAGAACAGttgtatttattcatttatagCAATATGGCTTTTGAGTTGTTCTTACGGATTGAATATCGCTCGGTAGCAAATGCGGATGCGTAGCTGCTAAAGATACAGGCTCTTCGGTAACTGcaataaagaataaaaaagTTGTAGAGTTCTCACATGTAAGTAATAAGGTATTGACAAACACACAATTGttaaaaaactatatataaataaataaatatcatgGATTGGTTTACCTTCACCAGACGTTGCATTAAAAATTGGTTGCATTACGTGTTGCATGGTCTGTGCTGGCTGCTGAGACCCCATCAATGGGGACTGCTGCAACAAATGATTTGGCACAGCACTGGCAAAATTTTGAGGTGCTGCCACATGAGCTCCAGCCTGCTGGTTGTACATTCCGGGCACGTTTTGTTGGTGCATGTGCGATTGCATCTGCAActgatgctgttgttgcgAGATCATTTGCTGTTGGGCACCCATAGTCTGCATGGGTGGAAGCTGATGCGGCATATTTCCCTGAGCCATGCTCACCACCTGTGGTGGAAGCGTGTGAAGTTGGTTGGGCTGCGACTGGATAAATTGGTGCTGGGGATGAGTCTGTTGTGTGCcaggcaaattaaattgctgtGATCCTTGCTGAGAtccctgttgctgttgctgctgaatcaggatctgctgctgctgttgttgcgaGATAATAGGCATTTGattctgctgttgctgcgacTGAACCGTCTGCATCGGTAagggttgttgttgtggctgctgttgaaGAGTGTTAACCATTGATGGGAGCCCATTAAGTGGtggttgctgtggctgttgtgTCATATTTGAATGCACActctgctgctgtggttgtATGTTAGATAGCTGTTGCACGTGGGTGCCATTAACAACTTGAGGTACCACAATGCACTGAGCCCCTGCTCCACTTGTAGTAGTTGAGGTTCCACCTGGCAACTGGTGGATTTGCTGGGGCTGTTGGTATATCAACTGAATTCCGTTGATAGCTAGCGGAACATTTTGAATGGGAGAGCTGATGACTTCGGTTGGAGTGTTGACCACGCTGCCGTTCTGAACGGAGTTGTTGGTCTGCACCTGGCCTCCAGGGCCGGCGACTTGGAGGTCGATCTTCAGTTGACCCTGAGCAGGTTCTTCAACTCCGGTTGAAGTTTTCTGCTCCTGCACACGACTGACACTGAAACGCGAAATCTTACGCGCGCTTGGGTTAACGACTTCTTCAACTTGTTTAGGAACCACAGACAATGTTGCTGATGAAGACTGAAAATGGGAGAGGTTAGGAATATGTGCAAATGGATATCTATGAAACAACGATTGGTTTCTTGCCTCGTCTGTGTTTTCAGTATTTCGCAAAGCTGCCAATTTCTTTTCCAAATCCGCAATTGAATTTTGGTTAATTGATCCATTGCTGGGATTTCTTTGCGGAGGATCACTGCTGTTCGTTGAAATGGAAGTGGTAGATGGTTTTTCCAAGCTGGGCTGCTTGGAAAGTTGTTTCTCATGACCCGTGCCGATAGTAATTCCAACCGATGCCTCAGTTGGAGTCGGATCCGAGTTGCTCACTGTCCCCTCCAGATTAGTGGCAGTGTGCAGGTGCACATCGGATCCCATGCTGTTGTCAATGGATGTGCGACGTGAGTTGTAGACGGATGAGCCAGAGCCCCTGGCGGACGTTAAGGCTGCAGTGGGAGTATTCTGACCCACTGAGGGTGCTGAAGTTCCTGCTCCGTTGTTTGACTTGATTATCTAAGggaaacaaaatatattttattagaaacattttcgaaataaatttaaatattttaaaatgacaCTTGGTGCAGGTTATTTGATAATAACCAAAATGTAATCTcatgtaaaatgcaaattcccAAAATGTTTCCTTATTAAACGACTTAATAGTTTAAGAGTTGTACCGATTTAAAGAGATTATGTTTCAGAATTTTGTAGCATAACACTACTGTAACACTTGCGAAAAAAAGCTAATACTTctgtttgaatatttttaaatattaattacctCTTGGGTTTGTGGTTGTCCAGAGGTGGCCTTTAGGGTGGACATTGCTGGGGAAGCCTGGTGAGGAGCTCTGTTGTTAATCGAGGCCACTACAGCAGAAGCGAAAGCGTGGGCATGAGTTATGTTCTCCAGTTCTATTTTTAGCTGCTCTAGAGTATTGGCTGCTCCGGTTCCCTGGTTGCCCACAGCCTGTGCGGACTTATCTTTTGGCTTCTCCGCTTCCGCTTCTGTTCCTTGCTGGGCGTTTTCCGAAGTTCCCAATGCGGCCTTGTTGGGCATGTCAAAGGTTATTTTCACTGCCGTCAAATCGTCAAGACTTCTAGTATGCTTTAAGTCTTCTTGAATCTTTAAGTGACGATTCAAGGGCAAATTCAGACTGCGAGGAGCACCATTGCCGGCCGACTCCAAGAGCTTTTGCATTCTGGCTATAGCAAAGGAGCAAGGCTTCTTATCCTTTCCATTGTCAAGCGGTGGCTCCGGACCAGTTGGAGTAATGTTGCTGTCGGGCATATAGTCAATCGATAGCGAAGTGTACTCCGAGGCCGTGCTCGTTTTTCGAGAAACGGAACCAGAACCGATGGTCACGTCATTGCTGCTATTGGGCGCATCCCTCGATGCGGTTGATGAGGAAGACATGGTCGAAGTGGTTGTGGGCGGAGTGCTGACATTCAGCTGTGGTTCCTTCGCATTTGGTAGGTTGGGTACATGGGACCTGGCCTCTAAGGTCAAGTTTGAGTTCGACTGttcagctcctcctccaccggATGGCAGGGTTTCAACGCCATGGATAGTGGGCTCGAACATCTTTGTGATATCGCTGGCGGTTTCATCCCGCTAAAACAAGTGGGTTAAATGTGAGTTATAAAAGTCAAGCAAATTTGTTTGTGCATATACattattactttaaataaaaaagtactGAAAGTAGAACTGAAATCAAATCATTATTTATAAAGTCCACTTTTGATTATTAAAAGAGCAGaagaaacaaataattatacTTCTGgataaagttttttaaaatgaGATATTTATAAGTTCAAACTTTAGTTTAAATTCGTTTGTGTTAGGGCCattaaaactgaaattaataaaaagttgtAAGAAGCCTATTAACCAATTacacttttcaattttttcattATCCCATAACTCATTTtgaatgaattatttagttCCAAAACgatttagtttttaatgacTTCAGTACAAATTTTCTAACAAAATGTACAACGTAAAAGTTagatcatttttttttttgaaacgTGCTCGTTTTCTTtaagattattattattaaacattgAATGCTTATAGAGTATCTATTTATCACGAACGATAAATTTGAGGAAATCTGAAAACGGTTTTAAATTAGATCATAAAACGAACATTAAGTATATACATTACAACTTATGAACAAACTTCaataaatttactttttgAGTTGtctaaaaaaaaggaaaatcctTGTAAGtaaagaaacattttaaatttagctaGGAAAAAATAAGTGTTTACATAAGCCCAGTGCACACAACACTTACAGATCTATGTCTTTGGTGTGACCTAAACGTGGAACGCTGTCGAGTTAGAGACGCGTGTCGGACCTGTTTTATTATAGTAGGGATAGACAATCAAAAAACATGGATTTTGTGATATTGATATTAAATCGCTTAGTTAAGTAATTTACGAAATCTTGTTAGCATCATTTTCTCGATATTGAATCGCTGCTTTTCGTAGGAAAAGGAAGGATTTTGTTGGACTCATGTAGCGGTATGAGAATTGAAGTAATTTATATAGTCAACGAAAACATGTAGTAGATAAGGACGAATATctttatatttgtaaaaattattagTGATGCTTGGTGAAGTTTTAaagtttcaattttcattgaaGGATCGGACTACTATAACAGCTGACTTTAATTTGGGTAAAAATAGGTGCGGCGTGGTAATGTGATACCATTAGGAACACACTTAAGAAGGGCTATAAACATAATCTTATTCTATATGAGTTTCTAGAAAAATAGGTgaatcatttcatttattacgGGTTGTGCATCCAATGAACCGTGTCCATCTCTGCGCTTTAAGAACCCTAAGGTATCGTAAGAATAGTCTTCATTGagtaaaaattttaatagGATTAAATTTGGGAAAGCGATGTACCTTTTCAATATTTCGGCGATAATAAGTCGGTATAGGGATTTGATTAGGATTCTGTTTGACTTGGTCAACTATTTCATTGATCATTTCCACAAAAACTGTACTTTGACAATTAGAAAGCAAATCTTGGGCAATctgaaaacgaaacgataTGATGATTCACTTTTGGTTAAAGCAAGAGAATGTCTCACCAATTTATTGGCTATTTCAACCGGATTTACATCTCCTATGtcgaatttaaatgtaatcgttttaagtttgttttccaTATGGCAGTTGATGACGCTGCCCTCGTCGACGCTGGTAACACTTAGTTTGGGAATCCTTTCGTTTCCGCTCCGGTTGGATCGCCTCGGTTTCTGGGAGCGTGTGCCCGTGCCTgactgcttttgctgcttatCCGCATCAGCAGAGTTCTGGGTTTCTGTCTTCGGTGCAGTTTCGAGGGTACCATGGACGCTATTTACAGACATTGCTTCCGTTGCGACATTTGCTTCTTTGTTGACTTGTATTGCCTGCAAATTTTCCTGTTGCACAGGCCCTTGCGAAGAAATCTGTGAGATTTGATCTACTGCAggttgctgctgtggttgttgctgaACAACGAGTGGTTGCTGTGTCTGGggctgtggttgctgttgtacCAAAGGCTGCTGATGTTGGACCAGAGGCTGCTGATGGTGGACCAAAGGCGACTGCTGTTGGACCAaaggctgttgttgctgttgcaccaaggactgttgctgctgatgacttatagcttgttgttgttgctgggctGTCTGGCTATGCAGCAATTGCTGTAATTGTTGTTCCAACGGCATTGATAACTGTATGGGTTGCTGAGTGGGCTGTTGTATAAATTGCGTTGGCTGTGGTGGTAAGGCCGAAAATGCGGGATGCTGTTGGGGATCACTAAGTGTTACTTGTGGGCCCTGTTGGTTGTAAGTCTGCTGTATTTGAGGAGCCACAGAAGTTGGTGGAACTTGAATCTGAACTGGGATCTGAATAggttgctgatgctgatgcggtGCCATCACTTGCGATCCCGTAACaagttgctgatgttgttgctgcggcaaAGCCTGCGCATACTGCTGAACGAATTGCTGTTGttgaagttgttgttgttgttggagttgctgttgttgcatctgctgttgttgctgctgttgtatttgttgttgttgaagctgttgctgctgaagttGTTGCAGCTGATGCTGGGCCAGTTGCTGGTGCATAATCTGTTGCTGATGTGAGACAgcagcttgttgttgctgcaagATCTGTTGCTGAATTTGAAGAGGCTGCGaaagctgttgctgctggcctgCTTGCTGCATTGCATAAGCTTGTTGCATGTTTACGGCCTGTTgaggctgttgctgctgaaaaTATTGCTGGGCCTGTTGCTGAgccatttgttgctgttgagtCAAATCCGGAGCTTGCACGTTAGGGTGCATaagctgttgcagttgctgctgcagtggctgttgttgttgctgtggctgctgctcatGTTGCTGCGGTGGCAAAACAGTTTGGGGCTGTTGTTGCGGACCAACTTGCTGTACTTGAACTTGCTGGGGTATCGGCTGCATcatttgtggctgctgctgttggttgACTTGTTGCTGTGGCATGACCTGATGATTCACTGTCGATGCCACTACAggtggttgctgttgcatcTGTTGACTGCCCGTCGGCGATATGACCTGGTTATTGGTCATCTCCTGTATCGGTGCATTCGAATTTTGATATGACGCCAGCTGTGGCGGTTGAATGTAGTGCACAGTTGGCTTCTGTTGCATGGGAATAGCCGGTGACGGAATAGCCTGTGGCTGCACCGAGATCAACTGAGAAACAGCAACTTGACCTGGGACCTGAACAGGTTGCTGTATGCCACTGTTCGGAATCGAAGTGTTCGACCGAGTGGAAAGCTGTTGCGGTTCGACGCTGTTCGTGGATAGAGCAAGGCTTGTTTCTGAATCAGTGTTAAGCAGGTCATACCTTAGCTGCAGGCGCTGATTCCATTTTACAccatcctcctcgtcctcagACTCAtcctcctcttcctcatcTTCATCGACGTTGGTCGGCAAACTCTCACGTTGCTTTTGCAATGCCAACTTTTCTAAACGAGACTTTTCGTTTTGCAGCTTGATTTGAGTTTGACGCTGGGCACGTTCCTTAAGCAACGACACCACTTGCACCTTTAAAAGCCGAGCTACAGCGCGAGAGTCGTCCTCAGATATAATATTTTCCTTCATCATTTCTTGCGCAATCTGTTCGTACTCATCATGCTTGATGTTGTACTCAAACTGGATTGCCTCGTTTTCCTTATGACGGGACGAGCGCTTCTTGGGGTCCATAAATCGCAGTCGGAACTCGATGATGCTGATGCTCGGATCAGAAAGAAACTGTTCCGAAGCAGTTGGCTCTACTCGTATACCAATATCCTCGTCAAAGAACTCGGATTCTAGCAGTTCGTTGCAGCTGGGCCGATCCTCCTTTTTTAGTTCAATGCACCGTTCGATGATGTCGCGCACGTTGGGATCCTCCACCTTAGCCAACGCCGCTGGCTTAATTCCTGAAATCACCTTTTTGTAGATCTGGGCCGGACCCTTACACTCACTGTAAGGATATTCCGAAATGGCCATCTCTAACATGCACATACCGAATGCATATACGTCCACCGACTCGTCGTAATGCTCCTCGTACATTTCCGGGGCCATGAACTCCGGCGTACCAATCACAGATTTCGCGTGGGAGCGGTTTTTCAAAGTTGCCAGGCCCAAGTCGCCGATTTTAACACTACCAGTGGTGCcagttataaaaatattatcaCATTTCAAATCACGATGAATTATAGGAAATTGACGAGTATGCAGGAAGTTGAGGCCTTTTAGGATCTGGCGACACCATGACTTCAATACCTTTGGGTGTATTTTCTTGAATCGTTTCAAATAGCTATAAGTAAATAagagtttatatttataaatatccCATTGAAAGCCAGGTTTACTCTTACGATTTTAAAGTTCCAGATAACATTAGTTCGGTGACTAGTACAATATTTTTCTTGCGGCCAATGGGAAACTCCCAATATGTATAGAACCGCACAATGTTTGGGTGCTGAAGTTTCTTCAGCATGTCTGCCTCCTCGCGAAATCTGGTACGTTCACTTTTTTTTACTTGCTTGTCCTGTAACACCGATAGACAAAAAATTTTACATTAAAGTTAActaaaaattcattaaataaaaagagaacTCAATCAAAAATTCATGATAATTATTATCTATTTGATAACTAGCTTATGCACGTTTGGGATATTTTTTGCTGACtaataaacatatacatatgcttATTGGCACAACAATAATTTACATAAGAAGTTTATTATCTTACCAATAATTCGCACCAGGCAACTGGAACACCCGTCAACGTGTCCAGGCCACGATATACAGTTTTAAAGGATCCACGTCCGACTTCCTTATCGTACTTAAAGAATCGTCCGCACGGCGACATGGCCACCGGATCATCGTCCTCATCGCTCTTGCTCTTGGTTATCGATGTAGCTGAAGATGTGGTGGATACCGTCGACGTGGAGGGCAGCAGGGATGCAGATGCATCTGTCGAGGCCCCGGTGACAGTAGCTTCCTCTGCGCTAGCCTCGGAGCTCTCCGTCTTTTTGGTTATATCGTCGATGCTCTTTGCCTGCTTTTCGCTCTGAACTTCGGTATCGTCCTTATCCTCTACTTGAAAGCCAACGCGTTTTACCCCACTTGAGTGCTTGGTAGAAGACTTCAATGGCACATCATCTTCAGTCTTTTCGATTGTAAGACTCCGTGACGCTTCGGTTATTATGTTGTCGATGATTCCGGCCACATGGTGGGAAGTGGCATCCGTAGCATTGGAGCGCGTTGGCGTGCGGAACTGCTCCTCCAGATGCTCTGCCTCGCGGGAAAGCATCTCGATGTTGTCGTCATAGTCCCGAGGAAACTCCGTCTCGAGTTCAACGAACTGCAGCGGATTGGTGTTCCTGCCTGACTGTTCCACATTTTTACGGACGAATCGAATGTTTTGCACAAAGTTCGCCGTCAATGTCGTTGGCGTGGTTTTTGACGAGTGCAGTGGTGCCTGCTGCTTGATCAATGGCTCGATCACCGTGTCCGAGGAGGACTTCCTGGCCTCCATTTTCTTGGTGTCTGAAGAAACCGCTTGCGACGTCCCCTTGACAGACTTGTCTTTTTTAGGTTTGCCCAAAGTAAGACCAGCTTTCTGGTGGGTTATGGCATCTGCAGGGTCTGTTTTGCCATCCATTCCGTCCTCATTCTGTTTCTTGCTCTGGTTGTCCTGAGAGCCAAGCACCTCTACATCGGTCGATTGCTGTATGCTCAGAGCGCCGTTGTTGTTATCGTTGACTTTCGGTACGTCGTCTACGTTTTTCGGGCTTAACGCCGTCTTGCCGGGAAGGGAGTTACTTGAAAAGCGTCGTAGCACTCGCACAAATAGATTGCTTTTGCTGGCTGCCGGTAGTGTAGGCGTGGTGTTC
This genomic interval from Drosophila teissieri strain GT53w chromosome 3L, Prin_Dtei_1.1, whole genome shotgun sequence contains the following:
- the LOC122618617 gene encoding serine/threonine-protein kinase WNK1 isoform X1, translating into MDGKTDPADAITHQKAGLTLGKPKKDKSVKGTSQAVSSDTKKMEARKSSSDTVIEPLIKQQAPLHSSKTTPTTLTANFVQNIRFVRKNVEQSGRNTNPLQFVELETEFPRDYDDNIEMLSREAEHLEEQFRTPTRSNATDATSHHVAGIIDNIITEASRSLTIEKTEDDVPLKSSTKHSSGVKRVGFQVEDKDDTEVQSEKQAKSIDDITKKTESSEASAEEATVTGASTDASASLLPSTSTVSTTSSATSITKSKSDEDDDPVAMSPCGRFFKYDKEVGRGSFKTVYRGLDTLTGVPVAWCELLDKQVKKSERTRFREEADMLKKLQHPNIVRFYTYWEFPIGRKKNIVLVTELMLSGTLKSYLKRFKKIHPKVLKSWCRQILKGLNFLHTRQFPIIHRDLKCDNIFITGTTGSVKIGDLGLATLKNRSHAKSVIGTPEFMAPEMYEEHYDESVDVYAFGMCMLEMAISEYPYSECKGPAQIYKKVISGIKPAALAKVEDPNVRDIIERCIELKKEDRPSCNELLESEFFDEDIGIRVEPTASEQFLSDPSISIIEFRLRFMDPKKRSSRHKENEAIQFEYNIKHDEYEQIAQEMMKENIISEDDSRAVARLLKVQVVSLLKERAQRQTQIKLQNEKSRLEKLALQKQRESLPTNVDEDEEEEDESEDEEDGVKWNQRLQLRYDLLNTDSETSLALSTNSVEPQQLSTRSNTSIPNSGIQQPVQVPGQVAVSQLISVQPQAIPSPAIPMQQKPTVHYIQPPQLASYQNSNAPIQEMTNNQVISPTGSQQMQQQPPVVASTVNHQVMPQQQVNQQQQPQMMQPIPQQVQVQQVGPQQQPQTVLPPQQHEQQPQQQQQPLQQQLQQLMHPNVQAPDLTQQQQMAQQQAQQYFQQQQPQQAVNMQQAYAMQQAGQQQQLSQPLQIQQQILQQQQAAVSHQQQIMHQQLAQHQLQQLQQQQLQQQQIQQQQQQQMQQQQLQQQQQLQQQQFVQQYAQALPQQQHQQLVTGSQVMAPHQHQQPIQIPVQIQVPPTSVAPQIQQTYNQQGPQVTLSDPQQHPAFSALPPQPTQFIQQPTQQPIQLSMPLEQQLQQLLHSQTAQQQQQAISHQQQQSLVQQQQQPLVQQQSPLVHHQQPLVQHQQPLVQQQPQPQTQQPLVVQQQPQQQPAVDQISQISSQGPVQQENLQAIQVNKEANVATEAMSVNSVHGTLETAPKTETQNSADADKQQKQSGTGTRSQKPRRSNRSGNERIPKLSVTSVDEGSVINCHMENKLKTITFKFDIGDVNPVEIANKLIAQDLLSNCQSTVFVEMINEIVDQVKQNPNQIPIPTYYRRNIEKRDETASDITKMFEPTIHGVETLPSGGGGAEQSNSNLTLEARSHVPNLPNAKEPQLNVSTPPTTTSTMSSSSTASRDAPNSSNDVTIGSGSVSRKTSTASEYTSLSIDYMPDSNITPTGPEPPLDNGKDKKPCSFAIARMQKLLESAGNGAPRSLNLPLNRHLKIQEDLKHTRSLDDLTAVKITFDMPNKAALGTSENAQQGTEAEAEKPKDKSAQAVGNQGTGAANTLEQLKIELENITHAHAFASAVVASINNRAPHQASPAMSTLKATSGQPQTQEIIKSNNGAGTSAPSVGQNTPTAALTSARGSGSSVYNSRRTSIDNSMGSDVHLHTATNLEGTVSNSDPTPTEASVGITIGTGHEKQLSKQPSLEKPSTTSISTNSSDPPQRNPSNGSINQNSIADLEKKLAALRNTENTDESSSATLSVVPKQVEEVVNPSARKISRFSVSRVQEQKTSTGVEEPAQGQLKIDLQVAGPGGQVQTNNSVQNGSVVNTPTEVISSPIQNVPLAINGIQLIYQQPQQIHQLPGGTSTTTSGAGAQCIVVPQVVNGTHVQQLSNIQPQQQSVHSNMTQQPQQPPLNGLPSMVNTLQQQPQQQPLPMQTVQSQQQQNQMPIISQQQQQQILIQQQQQQGSQQGSQQFNLPGTQQTHPQHQFIQSQPNQLHTLPPQVVSMAQGNMPHQLPPMQTMGAQQQMISQQQHQLQMQSHMHQQNVPGMYNQQAGAHVAAPQNFASAVPNHLLQQSPLMGSQQPAQTMQHVMQPIFNATSGEVTEEPVSLAATHPHLLPSDIQSDIKHNLDSLVNQLCNTRLGTNQHQRLLLLRQRQLIEEDELRLKHYVEYEKFQKALRQSISTNVPANAAYYSSAAAQLSTNLAAPAASSSSNSTSTSSANT
- the LOC122618617 gene encoding serine/threonine-protein kinase WNK1 isoform X2: MDGKTDPADAITHQKAGLTLGKPKKDKSVKGTSQAVSSDTKKMEARKSSSDTVIEPLIKQQAPLHSSKTTPTTLTANFVQNIRFVRKNVEQSGRNTNPLQFVELETEFPRDYDDNIEMLSREAEHLEEQFRTPTRSNATDATSHHVAGIIDNIITEASRSLTIEKTEDDVPLKSSTKHSSGVKRVGFQVEDKDDTEVQSEKQAKSIDDITKKTESSEASAEEATVTGASTDASASLLPSTSTVSTTSSATSITKSKSDEDDDPVAMSPCGRFFKYDKEVGRGSFKTVYRGLDTLTGVPVAWCELLDKQVKKSERTRFREEADMLKKLQHPNIVRFYTYWEFPIGRKKNIVLVTELMLSGTLKSYLKRFKKIHPKVLKSWCRQILKGLNFLHTRQFPIIHRDLKCDNIFITGTTGSVKIGDLGLATLKNRSHAKSVIGTPEFMAPEMYEEHYDESVDVYAFGMCMLEMAISEYPYSECKGPAQIYKKVISGIKPAALAKVEDPNVRDIIERCIELKKEDRPSCNELLESEFFDEDIGIRVEPTASEQFLSDPSISIIEFRLRFMDPKKRSSRHKENEAIQFEYNIKHDEYEQIAQEMMKENIISEDDSRAVARLLKVQVVSLLKERAQRQTQIKLQNEKSRLEKLALQKQRESLPTNVDEDEEEEDESEDEEDGVKWNQRLQLRYDLLNTDSETSLALSTNSVEPQQLSTRSNTSIPNSGIQQPVQVPGQVAVSQLISVQPQAIPSPAIPMQQKPTVHYIQPPQLASYQNSNAPIQEMTNNQVISPTGSQQMQQQPPVVASTVNHQVMPQQQVNQQQQPQMMQPIPQQVQVQQVGPQQQPQTVLPPQQHEQQPQQQQQPLQQQLQQLMHPNVQAPDLTQQQQMAQQQAQQYFQQQQPQQAVNMQQAYAMQQAGQQQQLSQPLQIQQQILQQQQAAVSHQQQIMHQQLAQHQLQQLQQQQLQQQQIQQQQQQQMQQQQLQQQQQLQQQQFVQQYAQALPQQQHQQLVTGSQVMAPHQHQQPIQIPVQIQVPPTSVAPQIQQTYNQQGPQVTLSDPQQHPAFSALPPQPTQFIQQPTQQPIQLSMPLEQQLQQLLHSQTAQQQQQAISHQQQQSLVQQQQQPLVQQQSPLVHHQQPLVQHQQPLVQQQPQPQTQQPLVVQQQPQQQPAVDQISQISSQGPVQQENLQAIQVNKEANVATEAMSVNSVHGTLETAPKTETQNSADADKQQKQSGTGTRSQKPRRSNRSGNERIPKLSVTSVDEGSVINCHMENKLKTITFKFDIGDVNPVEIANKLIAQDLLSNCQSTVFVEMINEIVDQVKQNPNQIPIPTYYRRNIEKGS